In Juglans microcarpa x Juglans regia isolate MS1-56 chromosome 7D, Jm3101_v1.0, whole genome shotgun sequence, the following are encoded in one genomic region:
- the LOC121238140 gene encoding uncharacterized protein LOC121238140 encodes MPRAHVDPTLFCIGIDLNHGPVAFRPMGPGPDWPLPGGKRGGAGQRTGRGNQQDSPLHPQEKDRGTQRAWAKELPSGLWAYRTIVRTLTGETPFALTYESEAVILVEVGMPTFRVQHFDPVTNDEKVAENLDILEERKEEAAIQTTNNKRKVEQYFNKRVRPRSFKVGDMVLREAGVITPEEGKLGARWEGPYVVMASNRPGSYRLKDSEGRDLPHPWNAEHLKKFYI; translated from the exons atgcCAAGAGCACATGTCGATCCTACACTGTTTTGCATAGGAATTGACCTCAATCACGGCCCCGTGGCCTTTCGCCCAATGGGGCCTGGACCTGATTGGCCCCTTCCCGGTGGTAAGAGGGGAGGGGCAG GCCAACGGACAGGCCGAGGCAACCAACAAGACTCTCCTCTCCACCCTCAAGAAAAGGATCGGGGCACACAAAGGGCATGGGCTAAAGAACTCCCGAGCGGGCTTTGGGCATATCGAACCATTGTCCGAACCCTCACTGGCGAAACACCCTTTGCTCTCACTTACGAGAGTGAAGCTGTGATTCTTGTAGAGGTCGGGATGCCCACCTTCCGTGTCCAGCATTTCGACCCAGTCACGAACGATGAAAAGGTAGCAGAGAACCTGGATATCCTAGAAGAGAGAAAGGAGGAAGCGGCTATCCAGACGACAAACAACAAACGAAAGGTAgagcaatatttcaacaaacGGGTCAGGCCACGGTCCTTTAAAGTAGGTGACATGGTGTTACGAGAGGCGGGAGTAATCACCCCGGAAGAAGGGAAGTTGGGAGCCCGATGGGAGGGGCCTTATGTAGTCATGGCAAGTAACCGACCCGGTTCCTACCGCCTTAAAGACAGTGAAGGACGTGACCTGCCTCACCCCTGGAACGCTGAACACTTGAAAAAGTTCTATATATAG
- the LOC121239218 gene encoding OVARIAN TUMOR DOMAIN-containing deubiquitinating enzyme 12-like isoform X4, which translates to MTTYEQDPDVLQWGLQLFDSDPYSSCGYYGTIIQGDVDHYHGHYFEEDNYDTECSNIENDELIAQALQEELSQLAVVEAPGSPDEELERLQLSSISQDWLGHECGQEEDDTMRPSTSCSSPDENSYCGDERSYSLELMDEYAFDGEVGKRLTLMVPVPHVPRINGEIPSVDEETLDHQRLLDRLQLYDLVEHKVQGDGNCQFRALSDQFYRTPEHHKFVREQVINQLKSYLEIYEGYVPMAYDDYLEKMSKSGEWGDHVTLQAAADSYGVKIFVITSFKDTCYIEILPNVERSKRVICLSFWAEVHYNSIYPEGGEDFYEDEGARQDLAHGGEAEV; encoded by the exons ATGACAACATACGAGCAAGATCCTGATGTTCTTCAGTGGGGTCTACAGCTCTTTGACAGTGATCCATACTCTAGTTGTGGATATTATGGCACCATTATTCAAGGTGATGTGGATCATTATCATGGACATTATTTTGAGGAAGATAATTATGATACAGAATGTAGCAATATAGAAAATGATGAGCTTATTGCCCAAGCTCTTCAAGAAGAACTATCACAACTTGCAGTTGTAGAAGCACCTGGATCTCCAGATGAAGAATTGGAGCGTTTGCAATTATCTTCTATCTCACAGGATTGGCTTG GTCACGAATGTGGCCAGGAAGAGGATGATACTATGAGACCTTCTACTTCATGTTCTAGCCCTGATGAAAACTCATACTGTGGGGATGAGCGGTCATATTCACTAGAGTTGATGGATGAGTATGCTTTTGATGGAGAAGTGGGAAAAAGGTTGACTCTGATGGTTCCTGTTCCT caTGTACCAAGAATTAATGGGGAAATACCCTCAGTTGATGAAGAAACATTAGATCATCAAAGGCTACTGGACAG ATTGCAGTTATATGATTTGGTTGAGCATAAAGTTCAAGGTGATGGTAACTGTCAG TTCCGAGCTTTATCGGATCAATTTTATCGAACTCCTGAGCACCACAAATTTGTGAGAGAGCAAGTTATAAATCAG CTTAAATCTTACCTGGAGATTTATGAGGGATATGTTCCCATGGCTTATGATGACTATCTGGAGAAGATGTCCAA GAGTGGTGAATGGGGTGATCATGTAACTTTGCAGGCTGCTGCAGATTCG TATGGTgttaaaatatttgtgataacATCTTTCAAGGACACCTGCTACATTGAGATTCTTCCTAATGTTGAGAGATCAAAGCGAG tAATTTGTTTGAGCTTTTGGGCAGAGGTGCACTATAACTCAATATATCCTGAGGGAG
- the LOC121239218 gene encoding OVARIAN TUMOR DOMAIN-containing deubiquitinating enzyme 12-like isoform X5, with the protein MTTYEQDPDVLQWGLQLFDSDPYSSCGYYGTIIQVVEAPGSPDEELERLQLSSISQDWLGQSMKNCGSGHECGQEEDDTMRPSTSCSSPDENSYCGDERSYSLELMDEYAFDGEVGKRLTLMVPVPHVPRINGEIPSVDEETLDHQRLLDRLQLYDLVEHKVQGDGNCQFRALSDQFYRTPEHHKFVREQVINQLKSYLEIYEGYVPMAYDDYLEKMSKSGEWGDHVTLQAAADSYGVKIFVITSFKDTCYIEILPNVERSKRVICLSFWAEVHYNSIYPEGDVPASMIKKKKRRWMLRNKHLESPDQG; encoded by the exons ATGACAACATACGAGCAAGATCCTGATGTTCTTCAGTGGGGTCTACAGCTCTTTGACAGTGATCCATACTCTAGTTGTGGATATTATGGCACCATTATTCAAG TTGTAGAAGCACCTGGATCTCCAGATGAAGAATTGGAGCGTTTGCAATTATCTTCTATCTCACAGGATTGGCTTGGTCAGTCTATGAAAAACTGTGGCTCTG GTCACGAATGTGGCCAGGAAGAGGATGATACTATGAGACCTTCTACTTCATGTTCTAGCCCTGATGAAAACTCATACTGTGGGGATGAGCGGTCATATTCACTAGAGTTGATGGATGAGTATGCTTTTGATGGAGAAGTGGGAAAAAGGTTGACTCTGATGGTTCCTGTTCCT caTGTACCAAGAATTAATGGGGAAATACCCTCAGTTGATGAAGAAACATTAGATCATCAAAGGCTACTGGACAG ATTGCAGTTATATGATTTGGTTGAGCATAAAGTTCAAGGTGATGGTAACTGTCAG TTCCGAGCTTTATCGGATCAATTTTATCGAACTCCTGAGCACCACAAATTTGTGAGAGAGCAAGTTATAAATCAG CTTAAATCTTACCTGGAGATTTATGAGGGATATGTTCCCATGGCTTATGATGACTATCTGGAGAAGATGTCCAA GAGTGGTGAATGGGGTGATCATGTAACTTTGCAGGCTGCTGCAGATTCG TATGGTgttaaaatatttgtgataacATCTTTCAAGGACACCTGCTACATTGAGATTCTTCCTAATGTTGAGAGATCAAAGCGAG tAATTTGTTTGAGCTTTTGGGCAGAGGTGCACTATAACTCAATATATCCTGAGGGAG
- the LOC121239218 gene encoding OVARIAN TUMOR DOMAIN-containing deubiquitinating enzyme 12-like isoform X1 gives MTTYEQDPDVLQWGLQLFDSDPYSSCGYYGTIIQGDVDHYHGHYFEEDNYDTECSNIENDELIAQALQEELSQLAVVEAPGSPDEELERLQLSSISQDWLGQSMKNCGSGHECGQEEDDTMRPSTSCSSPDENSYCGDERSYSLELMDEYAFDGEVGKRLTLMVPVPHVPRINGEIPSVDEETLDHQRLLDRLQLYDLVEHKVQGDGNCQFRALSDQFYRTPEHHKFVREQVINQLKSYLEIYEGYVPMAYDDYLEKMSKSGEWGDHVTLQAAADSYGVKIFVITSFKDTCYIEILPNVERSKRVICLSFWAEVHYNSIYPEGDVPASMIKKKKRRWMLRNKHLESPDQG, from the exons ATGACAACATACGAGCAAGATCCTGATGTTCTTCAGTGGGGTCTACAGCTCTTTGACAGTGATCCATACTCTAGTTGTGGATATTATGGCACCATTATTCAAGGTGATGTGGATCATTATCATGGACATTATTTTGAGGAAGATAATTATGATACAGAATGTAGCAATATAGAAAATGATGAGCTTATTGCCCAAGCTCTTCAAGAAGAACTATCACAACTTGCAGTTGTAGAAGCACCTGGATCTCCAGATGAAGAATTGGAGCGTTTGCAATTATCTTCTATCTCACAGGATTGGCTTGGTCAGTCTATGAAAAACTGTGGCTCTG GTCACGAATGTGGCCAGGAAGAGGATGATACTATGAGACCTTCTACTTCATGTTCTAGCCCTGATGAAAACTCATACTGTGGGGATGAGCGGTCATATTCACTAGAGTTGATGGATGAGTATGCTTTTGATGGAGAAGTGGGAAAAAGGTTGACTCTGATGGTTCCTGTTCCT caTGTACCAAGAATTAATGGGGAAATACCCTCAGTTGATGAAGAAACATTAGATCATCAAAGGCTACTGGACAG ATTGCAGTTATATGATTTGGTTGAGCATAAAGTTCAAGGTGATGGTAACTGTCAG TTCCGAGCTTTATCGGATCAATTTTATCGAACTCCTGAGCACCACAAATTTGTGAGAGAGCAAGTTATAAATCAG CTTAAATCTTACCTGGAGATTTATGAGGGATATGTTCCCATGGCTTATGATGACTATCTGGAGAAGATGTCCAA GAGTGGTGAATGGGGTGATCATGTAACTTTGCAGGCTGCTGCAGATTCG TATGGTgttaaaatatttgtgataacATCTTTCAAGGACACCTGCTACATTGAGATTCTTCCTAATGTTGAGAGATCAAAGCGAG tAATTTGTTTGAGCTTTTGGGCAGAGGTGCACTATAACTCAATATATCCTGAGGGAG
- the LOC121239218 gene encoding OVARIAN TUMOR DOMAIN-containing deubiquitinating enzyme 12-like isoform X2 encodes MTTYEQDPDVLQWGLQLFDSDPYSSCGYYGTIIQGDVDHYHGHYFEEDNYDTECSNIENDELIAQALQEELSQLAVVEAPGSPDEELERLQLSSISQDWLGQSMKNCGSGHECGQEEDDTMRPSTSCSSPDENSYCGDERSYSLELMDEYAFDGEVGKRLTLMVPVPHVPRINGEIPSVDEETLDHQRLLDRLQLYDLVEHKVQGDGNCQFRALSDQFYRTPEHHKFVREQVINQLKSYLEIYEGYVPMAYDDYLEKMSKSGEWGDHVTLQAAADSYGVKIFVITSFKDTCYIEILPNVERSKRVICLSFWAEVHYNSIYPEGGEDFYEDEGARQDLAHGGEAEV; translated from the exons ATGACAACATACGAGCAAGATCCTGATGTTCTTCAGTGGGGTCTACAGCTCTTTGACAGTGATCCATACTCTAGTTGTGGATATTATGGCACCATTATTCAAGGTGATGTGGATCATTATCATGGACATTATTTTGAGGAAGATAATTATGATACAGAATGTAGCAATATAGAAAATGATGAGCTTATTGCCCAAGCTCTTCAAGAAGAACTATCACAACTTGCAGTTGTAGAAGCACCTGGATCTCCAGATGAAGAATTGGAGCGTTTGCAATTATCTTCTATCTCACAGGATTGGCTTGGTCAGTCTATGAAAAACTGTGGCTCTG GTCACGAATGTGGCCAGGAAGAGGATGATACTATGAGACCTTCTACTTCATGTTCTAGCCCTGATGAAAACTCATACTGTGGGGATGAGCGGTCATATTCACTAGAGTTGATGGATGAGTATGCTTTTGATGGAGAAGTGGGAAAAAGGTTGACTCTGATGGTTCCTGTTCCT caTGTACCAAGAATTAATGGGGAAATACCCTCAGTTGATGAAGAAACATTAGATCATCAAAGGCTACTGGACAG ATTGCAGTTATATGATTTGGTTGAGCATAAAGTTCAAGGTGATGGTAACTGTCAG TTCCGAGCTTTATCGGATCAATTTTATCGAACTCCTGAGCACCACAAATTTGTGAGAGAGCAAGTTATAAATCAG CTTAAATCTTACCTGGAGATTTATGAGGGATATGTTCCCATGGCTTATGATGACTATCTGGAGAAGATGTCCAA GAGTGGTGAATGGGGTGATCATGTAACTTTGCAGGCTGCTGCAGATTCG TATGGTgttaaaatatttgtgataacATCTTTCAAGGACACCTGCTACATTGAGATTCTTCCTAATGTTGAGAGATCAAAGCGAG tAATTTGTTTGAGCTTTTGGGCAGAGGTGCACTATAACTCAATATATCCTGAGGGAG
- the LOC121239218 gene encoding OVARIAN TUMOR DOMAIN-containing deubiquitinating enzyme 12-like isoform X6: MTTYEQDPDVLQWGLQLFDSDPYSSCGYYGTIIQVVEAPGSPDEELERLQLSSISQDWLGHECGQEEDDTMRPSTSCSSPDENSYCGDERSYSLELMDEYAFDGEVGKRLTLMVPVPHVPRINGEIPSVDEETLDHQRLLDRLQLYDLVEHKVQGDGNCQFRALSDQFYRTPEHHKFVREQVINQLKSYLEIYEGYVPMAYDDYLEKMSKSGEWGDHVTLQAAADSYGVKIFVITSFKDTCYIEILPNVERSKRVICLSFWAEVHYNSIYPEGDVPASMIKKKKRRWMLRNKHLESPDQG, from the exons ATGACAACATACGAGCAAGATCCTGATGTTCTTCAGTGGGGTCTACAGCTCTTTGACAGTGATCCATACTCTAGTTGTGGATATTATGGCACCATTATTCAAG TTGTAGAAGCACCTGGATCTCCAGATGAAGAATTGGAGCGTTTGCAATTATCTTCTATCTCACAGGATTGGCTTG GTCACGAATGTGGCCAGGAAGAGGATGATACTATGAGACCTTCTACTTCATGTTCTAGCCCTGATGAAAACTCATACTGTGGGGATGAGCGGTCATATTCACTAGAGTTGATGGATGAGTATGCTTTTGATGGAGAAGTGGGAAAAAGGTTGACTCTGATGGTTCCTGTTCCT caTGTACCAAGAATTAATGGGGAAATACCCTCAGTTGATGAAGAAACATTAGATCATCAAAGGCTACTGGACAG ATTGCAGTTATATGATTTGGTTGAGCATAAAGTTCAAGGTGATGGTAACTGTCAG TTCCGAGCTTTATCGGATCAATTTTATCGAACTCCTGAGCACCACAAATTTGTGAGAGAGCAAGTTATAAATCAG CTTAAATCTTACCTGGAGATTTATGAGGGATATGTTCCCATGGCTTATGATGACTATCTGGAGAAGATGTCCAA GAGTGGTGAATGGGGTGATCATGTAACTTTGCAGGCTGCTGCAGATTCG TATGGTgttaaaatatttgtgataacATCTTTCAAGGACACCTGCTACATTGAGATTCTTCCTAATGTTGAGAGATCAAAGCGAG tAATTTGTTTGAGCTTTTGGGCAGAGGTGCACTATAACTCAATATATCCTGAGGGAG
- the LOC121239218 gene encoding OVARIAN TUMOR DOMAIN-containing deubiquitinating enzyme 12-like isoform X3 has translation MTTYEQDPDVLQWGLQLFDSDPYSSCGYYGTIIQGDVDHYHGHYFEEDNYDTECSNIENDELIAQALQEELSQLAVVEAPGSPDEELERLQLSSISQDWLGHECGQEEDDTMRPSTSCSSPDENSYCGDERSYSLELMDEYAFDGEVGKRLTLMVPVPHVPRINGEIPSVDEETLDHQRLLDRLQLYDLVEHKVQGDGNCQFRALSDQFYRTPEHHKFVREQVINQLKSYLEIYEGYVPMAYDDYLEKMSKSGEWGDHVTLQAAADSYGVKIFVITSFKDTCYIEILPNVERSKRVICLSFWAEVHYNSIYPEGDVPASMIKKKKRRWMLRNKHLESPDQG, from the exons ATGACAACATACGAGCAAGATCCTGATGTTCTTCAGTGGGGTCTACAGCTCTTTGACAGTGATCCATACTCTAGTTGTGGATATTATGGCACCATTATTCAAGGTGATGTGGATCATTATCATGGACATTATTTTGAGGAAGATAATTATGATACAGAATGTAGCAATATAGAAAATGATGAGCTTATTGCCCAAGCTCTTCAAGAAGAACTATCACAACTTGCAGTTGTAGAAGCACCTGGATCTCCAGATGAAGAATTGGAGCGTTTGCAATTATCTTCTATCTCACAGGATTGGCTTG GTCACGAATGTGGCCAGGAAGAGGATGATACTATGAGACCTTCTACTTCATGTTCTAGCCCTGATGAAAACTCATACTGTGGGGATGAGCGGTCATATTCACTAGAGTTGATGGATGAGTATGCTTTTGATGGAGAAGTGGGAAAAAGGTTGACTCTGATGGTTCCTGTTCCT caTGTACCAAGAATTAATGGGGAAATACCCTCAGTTGATGAAGAAACATTAGATCATCAAAGGCTACTGGACAG ATTGCAGTTATATGATTTGGTTGAGCATAAAGTTCAAGGTGATGGTAACTGTCAG TTCCGAGCTTTATCGGATCAATTTTATCGAACTCCTGAGCACCACAAATTTGTGAGAGAGCAAGTTATAAATCAG CTTAAATCTTACCTGGAGATTTATGAGGGATATGTTCCCATGGCTTATGATGACTATCTGGAGAAGATGTCCAA GAGTGGTGAATGGGGTGATCATGTAACTTTGCAGGCTGCTGCAGATTCG TATGGTgttaaaatatttgtgataacATCTTTCAAGGACACCTGCTACATTGAGATTCTTCCTAATGTTGAGAGATCAAAGCGAG tAATTTGTTTGAGCTTTTGGGCAGAGGTGCACTATAACTCAATATATCCTGAGGGAG